A region of the Curtobacterium flaccumfaciens pv. betae genome:
CACGCTCGGCCGATCCGTTGTCGAAGGGCGGTTGCGGGTCGTACTCGATCTGCAACTGGATCGCCTCGGCCGCGGACTGTCCGGCGAGCTCGGCCGCGAGCCACAGCGCCATGTCGATGCCCGCGCTCACGCCGGCGGCGGTGACGACGGCGCCGTCCCGGGCGATCCGGGCGTCCACCGGCTGCGCTCCGAAGGCCTCGAGCATCGGCTTCGAGGCCCAGTGGGTCGTCGCGCGTCTGCCGGCGAGCAGCCCGGCAGCGCCGAGCACGAAGGCACCGGTGCACACCGAGGTGATCCACGTCGCGTGCTCGGCCTGGCGCCGCACGAAGGCCACGACGTCCGGGTCGAGCATCGCGTCGAAGGCACCGTCACCACCGGGCACCACGAGCACGTCCGCCGCTCGGGCTTCGCTCATCGTGGTCGTCGGGACGAGTGACAGGCCACAGTCGCTCGGCACCGGGTCGAGCGTCGCCGCCGCGTACTCGACGCGTGCGCCGGGCACGCGGCTGAGGACCTGCGCCGGACCGGTCAGGTCGAGCTGGGTCAGGTGCGGGAACAGCAGGAACGCGATCCGGATGTCGTCGGCCATGTCGCGACCATAGTCCCGGCGTTCCCGTTCCCGTTCTCGCTGGATTGCCCGTCAGCTCCAGACGCCGGAGGTCCCGCGCCGGTGGCTGCCCATCAGGTGGGTGTCGACGATGCCGAGCGCTTCCATCAGGGCGTACATCGTCGTCGGTCCGACGAAGGCGAAGCCGCGCTTCCGCAGCGCCTTCGACAGGGCGAGGGATTCGTCCGACTTCGTCGGGACCTCGGCGGCGGACCGTGGTTCGGGCGTGGTCGTCGGCCGGAACGACCACACGAAGTCGGCGAGGCCACCGTCCTGCCGCAGGGCGATCGTGGCGTTCGCGTTGGTGATCGTGGCGAGGATCTTCGCGCGGTTCCGGACGATCCCGGCGTCCGCCATCAGCCGTGCGACGTCGTCCTCGCCGAAGGCCGCGACGGTGTCGGCGTCGAAGTCGGCGAAGGCGGTACGGAACGCCGGTCGTTTCGCGAGTATCGTGCGCCACGACAGACCGGACTGGAACGCCTCGAGCGAGAGCCGCTCGAACACCCCGCGTTCGTCGCGGACGGGCATGCCCCACTCGGTGTCGTAGTACTCGCGCAGGAGCTCGTCCGACGACGCCCAGACCGGCCGGGCGAGGCCGTCGTCGCCGGTGACGAGGTCGGGCACGGGCGGGGCGTCGACGGGCTCGGTGCTCATGCGTCCATCCTGGCGGGCGCCGCCGACAGTGCCCGGCTCACTCGGCGGGCGGGCCGTCCTGCGTCGCCTGCTCGTCCATCCACACGTACTCCCAGCGGTGTCCGTCCGGGTCGGTGAAGCTCCGCTGGTACATGAAGCCGAGGTCCATCTCCGGCCGGTCTTCGGCGCCGCCGGCAGCGACCGCGGCGTCGACGATGCGGTGGACGTCCTCCTTCGACGGGGCGCTGAGCGAGTTGATGACCTCGATCGTGTCGGCGTCGGCGATCGTCTTGTCGGTGAACTCGGCGAACTTCGCCGTCGTCAGGATCATGACGTAGATCGACTCGGACACCACCACGCACGCCGCGGTGTCGTCGCTGAAGGCCGGGTTGATCGAGTACCCGAGCGCCTCGTAGAACGCCTTCGAGCGCTCGAGGTCCGTGACGGGCAGGTTGATGAAGACCATCGTGTCCATGGCGGTTCCTTTCGTCACGCTCAACCTGGACCCACCTGGAGCAGCGCGCAACCGTTTCGTGGGGGAACCAACCGGTACACAATATGCTGGCGTGATGCGGGCCTACGTGGACGAGTCAGAACCGGGTGGTGGGCGGGACCACACCGCGTACGTCCTCGCCGCGGTGATCATGCGGATCAACGGCGAGGAAGAAGCTCGCGAGGCGGTTCGACGGGCGACCCCTCGGCGCATGCGGAAGCTGCACTGGTACGAGGCGCTCGGGGAACAGCGCCTCTCATGGCTCGATCTCCTGCGACATGCCGTCGCCATCGTCGTCGTCCGTTACACCGGTCGACCGGCCCGGACGGAACGCCGTCGCAGGCGGTGCCTGGAGCGTCTCGCTTGGGAGCTCGATCAGCGAGGAGTCAGTCGTGTGGTCTTCGAGTCACGCGGGCCGGCACGGGACGCTGGTGATGCGTCGATGATGGAATCGCTCCGCGCTCGGGGCCTCGGCGCCGAGTTGCAGTACGAACACGTCCGAGGCGGTTTGGAGCCGCTGTTGTCACTCGCCGACATCGCCTGCGGGATGCACGTGCACGGGGCCGAGAGCGAGCACGTGCGATTGGAGGTCGTGCGGGCCGAATGACCGCCCGGACAGCGCAAAACCCCGGTCCCGCGCTGGCTGCAGGATGCTCCGGGGCTCACTTTCGACCGAGCAGCACCCGATCGACATATCAATGCTACCCGCCGTGCTCGGCTCCGGTCAAGGCGTGTGCAGCCCAGGCCGGAAACGACGAAGTCGCTGTCGTCCGACAGCGACTTCGTCGTTCCGTGTCAGGCCGGGGACGCCCGACCCGAGCGGCCTCAGGCCAGCTCGCGTCCCTCGCCCGCGGCACGCTGGTGCGACTCGGCCTCGGCCTGGCCGATGATGTCCTCGGCGGGCACCGGGTTCAGGCGGTCCCAGAGGAAGAACAGGCCGCCGCCGATGAGCAGCGAGATTCCGACCCACAGGTTGATGTGGATGCCGCCGGTCTTCTCGGGGTCGGTGTTCCAGTGCACGATCCCGACGATGGTCGTGATCACGCCGTAGAGCACGAACAGGCCGCCGAGGATGCGGCGCAGGTCGAGTCGGCGGGTGGAGCGGACGAGGGCTGCCTTCTGCTCCTCGGTCATCGCGCCGGGGGTGGTGGTGTCACTCATGAGAAGTGGTCTCCTTCGCGGATCAGAGGAACGGGAGGTACAGGACGACGCACAGCACGAGCGCGACGGTGCCGAGCAGGGCGGGCGAGCGGTACCAGGCAGTGTCCGTCGCGACCGAGTCGCCGTGCAGGTCGATCTTGCCGACGCCGTAGACGAGCCCACCGAGCTCCTTCTCGTCCTTCGGCTTGGTGAGCATCGAGACGACGAAGCCGACGACCAGCACGGTGACGAACGAGATGATCGCGCCGTACAGGGTCTCCGCGGTCGCGGTGGCGAACAGGTCCGGGTTCACCAGGTAGGCGATCCAGGTGATCGTCGGGGTCACGATGCCGAGGACGTAGCCCCAGAGCGCTCCCTGCGTCGTCATGCGCTTCCACAGCAGGCCGAGGATGAACACGGCGAACAGCGGTGCGTTGAAGAACGAGAACAGCGTCTGCATGTACGTCATGATGTTCGACGCCTGGGCCGCGATGAACGCGGTCGCGATGCCGACCACGACGCCGACGACGGTGACCCAGCGGCCGGTCTTCAGGTAGTGCAGGTCGGGCATGTTCGGGCGGATGTAGCGCTGCCAGATGTCGTAGGTGAAGACGGTGTTGAACGACGAGACGTTCGCCGCCATGCCGGCCATGAAGGACGCCAGCAGGCCGGTCACCGCGATGCCGAGCACACCGGTCGGCAGGTACATCTGGATGAGCTTCGGGATCGCGTCGTTGTAGGTCAGCGTGCCGTCGGCGAACTGGTTGCCCACCACGGCCGCGGCGATGAGGCCCGGGATCACGACGATGGCCGGGATGAAGAGCTTCGGGATCGCGGCGATGAGCGGGGTGCGGCGGGCCGCGGACATGTTCTTCGCCGAGAACGCGCGCTGCACCTCGGTGAAGTTCGTCGTCCAGTAGCCGAACCCGAGCACGAAGCCCAGGCCGAGCACGATGGCGAGCCAGTTGGCGCCGATCGGGTTGGTGACGTCGCCGAAGCCGGTGCCGGCCCAGGCCTGCAGGTGCTGCACGCCCTGGGTCTCGGTGATGGCCTTGGACAGGCCGTCCCAGCCGCCGACGCGGTGCAGACCGACGATCGTCAGCGGGATGAGCCCCGCGATGATCACGAAGAACTGCATGACCTCGTTGTAGATCGCGCTCGAGAGCCCGCCGAGGGTGATGTAGACGAGCACGAAGCCGGCGGAGACGATGATCGCCAGCCACTCCGGCCAGCCGAGCATGGCCTCGATGACGATGGCCATCGCGTAGAGGTTGATGCCCGCGATGAGCACGTTCGACACCGCGAACGCGATCGCGTTCACCAGGTGCGGTGCCTTGCCGAAGCGGCGCAGCATGAACTCCGGCACGGAGCGGACCTTCGAGCCGTAGTAGAACGGCATCATCACGAGGCCGAGGAACACCATCGCGGGCACGGCGCCGACGAGGTAGTAGTGCAGGGTGGCCATGCCGATCTGGGCACCGTTGGCCGCCATGCCGAGGATCTCGGTGGCACCGAGGTTCGCGGACACGAACGCCAGGCCCGTGATCCACGCCGGCATCGAGCGCCCGGACAGGAAGAAGTCCATGCTCGTCCGGACCTGCTTGCGGGCGGTGAACCCGATCCCGATGACGACCGCGAAGTACACGATGATCATCAGGTAGTCGACCCAGCCCAAGTCGAGCCGGATCCCTTCGTTCGCTGCAGCGAGAACCATTCACATCTCCACGTCAGTGTGTTGCAGTCGACAACTCTGCCGACCCGGACGGAGACGTTACACCGATTTGTGACCGTTCACATAGCCAGCGCATGCATCGTCCGAGCCGCGCAGCACTCCCCCGGTTCGCTACGCTCGGCCCATGACCGACGCGTCGCGCATCCTCGTCCTCAACGGCCCGAACCTCGACATCCTCGGGCGCCGCGACCCGGAGCAGTACGGCACCGTGACGCTCGCCGAGATCGAGGCGATCGTGCACACCGAGGCGGCCGTGCACGGGCTCGAGGCCGACTTCCGCCAGACGAACCGCGAGGGCGAGCTGGTCGAGTGGCTGCACGAGGCGCTGGACGACTTCGCCGCGGTCGTCATCAACCCCGCCGCCTACGCGCACACCTCGGTCGCGCTGCACGACGCGGTGGAGGCCCTGTGGGTCCCCGTCGTCGAGGTGCACCTGTCGAACACGTGGAAGCGCGAGCCGTTCCGCCACGTCGACCACGTCGCCACCGCCGCGACGGCGGTCATCGCCGGCGCGGGCGCCGACGGCTACCGCCTGGCGGTCGCGCACGTCGCGTCCCTGCTCGGCTGAGTCACGGACGGACCGGACCCACGCCGCCGGTACCGGGGACGCGCCGGCGGTCTCCGTGCGGTGCGGGCGGACTGGAGGCCCGTGGCGGCGTCGCCACGGGCCTCCAGTCCGCCTGCTGGTCACGCTGGGTCGCGCCCGTTCCTTCCCATCGCACGCGCGATGCAAGGTGGTTCCGGGCGTACCTGATGAGGAGTTCCGACCCGGTACGCCCGGAAGCACCAGGTACGCCTGGAAGAGCCGGGCGCGCGCACGCTGATCAGAACTCGGCGGGGCGCCGCACGTCGGTCAGGCCGGCGGTGGCGAAGCCGCCGCGGATGAGCGGCACGGCCCGGCGCACGGCCTGGTCGATGCGGAGCTCCAGGTCGACGCTCGCGATGTCGTAGCCACCCTCGCGCTTGGTGAAGTCCCGCTCGTTCCCGAACACCCCGAGCGGCAGGGTGGTGGACTGGAAGAACCCGAACAGCGGGCGCATCTGGTGCTCGACGAGCAGGGCGTGCCGGTCGCTGCCACCGGTCGCGGTCAGGAGCACCGGGGTGTCGACGAGGTCGTACTGGCCGACCCAGTCGAAGAACAGCTTGAAGGCACCGGAGTAGGCCGCCCGGAAGGCCGGGCTGCCGACGACGAGCACGTCCGCGGCCTCCACCGTCTCGAGGGCCTGGCGGGTGCGGTCGGACATCGTCTCGCGACCCGACGCCGCTCCGAGGTCGGCCAGCAGCGGCCCGATCTCGATCGTCTCGGTCCGGGCGCCGTCGATCTCCTCGGCCAACCGTGCCACCGTCGCCGCGACCAGGGTCGAGGTCCGCGAGGGGTCCGATGGGCTGCCACTGACGCCGACGACCAGTTCTCCGCTCATGCGGTCGATGCTCACACGCTGCCGGGGCGGGCGGCACGTTCGTGACGACATGTGTCGGGTGCCAGTCGGTCGGGGTAGCGTCCGCGCCATGCAGACCTTCCTGCCGTACGCCGACTTCCGGGCATCCGCCGAGGTCCTCGACGACCGGCGGCTCGGCAAGCAGCGGGTCGAGACACTGCAGGTGATGCGAGCACTGACGCTCCCCGACTACGGCTGGCAGCACCACCCGGTGACGGCGATGTGGCGCGGCTACCGTCCGGCGCTGATGGCGTACCAGGAGGCCACGTGCCGCGTCTGGGCCGAGCGCGGGTACGCCGACACGTGCCTCGAGAAGACCCTGCTCGACCTGGGCCGCGTACCGGAGGACCTGGCGGCGTACGAGCGCGGCGGCGTGCCGATCCCGCCGTGGAACGACGACGAGGCCCTGCACGTCTCGCACCGGTCGAAGCTCGTACAGAAGGCGCCTGAGCACTACCGGGAGCTGTTCCCCGACGTGCCGGACGACCTGGACTACGTCTGGCCGGGGACCTCCGAACCGGCGACGCACACCGTCTGACCGTCAGGCAAGCGCCCGACCGTCAGGCGACCGGGATCCAGCGACCGCCCTCGCGCCGGGTGACGACGTCGGAGCGGATCTCGACCACGTCCCGCAGCCCGTCGACGGCGGCGTCACGGACGCCCGCGGCGACACGGTCGTCCTCGGCCTCGAAGCGCACGACCGCGCACGGGACGCCACGGAGCAGCCGGACGTCCTCGGCCTCGACCACGGCGTGTTCGCGCACCAGGGCGGCAGCGGCGGGCAGGACGGCGTCCGGTGCCGTGCCGGGCGCGAGGGCGCCGATCGCCAGGGTCACGCGGTACGAGGGCATGCGACGACGCTACCGGGGAACCGGATCCCGCCGTGGGCTGCAGGGGAACCGACGCCGCTCAGGGGTGCGGACGTCGACCCACGGCGGGATCGCGGTGTACGGCGGGACACGACGACAGGGGGAACGTCGCGCCCCGCGCCGGACGTCGATCAGGGGGTCGACATCCGGTCTGGGTCCACCGCGCGGCTCGGTTCAGGGGAACCGCACGGTGGTGGACCTCAAGGGTGTTCGGTGTCCTCTCGGTACCGGTCCGTCTCGGCCGGTGCGGGCATCGACCGGTGGGCGGCGGCTGGCCGGACCATCGGGAGCAGGGCACTCCCGGCGGTCGCGAGCGCTCCGACCACGGCGATGATCCCGAGCGGGGCCGTGCCGAGGTCGTGCTGCGCTGCCAGGGCGAGCGCGACGAGGGTGGCCGGCGCCGGCAGGAGCTGCACCGCTCGGAAGCGGTCGTCCCGTCGTGTCCGGGTCATCATCGCGTTTGCCATGACGACACTCTGACGCAGATCGGTTGTCCGCAGAAGGGGGGACACGTACCCAGAGATGGAGTAGAACGTCTAGTACACCTCAGCCGAGAGCACGGACGGTCGCCACGGCGTCGGCCACGGCCCCGACGACGACCGGGACGTCGTCGGCCGTCAGGGCCGCGTCGAACGTCAGGCGCAGCGCGGTGCGCGCCACGTCCTCGGGGATCCCGAGCGCCGTGAGCACGTGGGAGGCCTCGGTGCTGCCCGCGGCACAGGCGCTGCCCGACGACGACACCACGTCGCGCTGCTCGAGCTCGAGCAGGACGGTCTCGCCGTTGACGCCCGGGAAGCAGAACGACGCGTGCCCGGGCAGCCGGTGCTCCCGCGACCCGGTGACGAACGCGCCGGGCACCGCGGCGAGCACGCCGTCGAGCACCGCGTCGCGCACGGTGGTCGCGGTGCCCTCCCCCGACCGCACCGTCTCCGCCGCCAGGCCGAGGGCGGCCGCCACCGCCACGGCACCGGCCACGTCCTCGGTGCCGGACCGCCGCCCCCGCTCCTGTCCCCCGCCGTGCAGCAGCGGCTCGAGCGGGACGCCGGAGCGCACGGCGAGCACGCCGGTGCCCTTCGGGGCGCCGAGCTTGTGCCCCGACAACGACAGCGCGTCGACGCCCAGGGCCCCGAGACCGATCGGCAGCCAGGGCGCGGACTGCACGGCGTCGGTGTGGAACCGCGCCCCGACCTCGTGCGCCACCGCCGCCAGCGCCGGCACGTCCTGCACGGTGCCGATCTCGTTGTCGGCGTGCGCGATCGAGACGAGCGTGGTGTCCGGGCGGAGGGCCGCTCGCAGCACCGCCGGGTCCACGCGGCCGTCCGGCCCGACGGGCAGCACGGTGACGTCGAAGTCGTGGAAGCGGGCGAGGTACGCGCAGCTCTCCAGCACCGCCTCGTGCTCGATGGCGCTCGTGACGACGTGCCGACCGCGGGGCGCGGCGAGGGCGATCCCCTTGATCGCGGTGTTCGCCCCCTCGGTGCCGCCGGTGGTGAAGACGACCTCGGCGGGCCGGCACCCGAGCACCCCGGCGACGGCGGCCCGTGCGGCGGTGAGTCCCCGCGCGGCCTCGTCCCCGACGCCGTGCGTCGACGAGGGGTTGCCGAACACCCCCGTCAGGTAGGGCCACATCGCCTCGAGCACCTCGCGGCGGACCGGGGTGGTGGCGGCGCGGTCCAGGTAGAACACGACTAGTCCCGCACGGGCACCGCGACGTGCTCGGGCACCGCGACGTCGATGTCGAGCCCGAGGTCGAGTGCCCGAGCCGAGTGGGTCAGCGCCCCGACCGAGATGACGTCGACGCCGGTGGCCGCGATCGCCGCGACGGTGTCGAGCGACACGCCTCCCGAGGCCTCGACGAGCGCGCGCCCGGCGACGATGCCGACTCCGATCACGAGTTCGTCCGGGGTGAAGTTGTCGAGCATGATCGTGTCGACCCCGGCCGCGACGACGGGTTCGATCTGGTCGATGCGGTCCACCTCGACCTCCACGTGCACGGTGTGCCCGAGGCGCTGGCGGGCCCGGGCGATCGCGTCGCCGATGCCGATCCCGCCGGCCAGGAGCACCGCCAGGTGGTTGTCCTTGGCGAGCACGGTGTCCGAGAGCGAGGTGCGGTGGTTGTGTCCGCCACCGCACCGGACGGCGTACCGCTCGAGTGCTCGGAGGCCCGGCGTCGTCTTCCGGGTGTCGACGATCCGCGCAGCGGTGCCCGCGGCGGCCGCGACGTGGGCCGCGGTGGTCGTCGCGATGCCCGACATCCGCTGGACCAGGTTGAGGGCGACTCGTTCGGCCCGCAGCACGGCCCGCGCCGACCCGGTCACGGTCGCGAGGACGTCGCCCGCCGCGAAGTGGGTGCCGTCGGCGACGTGCACCACGGCCTGGATCGACGGGTCGACGGCGTGCATCACGGCGACGAACACCGCACCGCCGCTCAGCACGCCGGGCTCGCGCGCGCCGAGGGTCGCGGTCGCGGTCGCCTCCGCGGGGATCAGGGTCTCGCTGGTGACGTCGCCCCAGGGCGCGTCCTCCTCGAGCGCGGTCTCGATCACGCGACGGAGCGCGTGCGGCGGGATGGTGCCGGGGTCGGTGGTCATGCGGGTACCTCCTGCGGGACGGCTGCGGAGCCGTCGGCGCGTTCGTCCGTGTGCTCGTCGGGGTGTGCGTCGGGGTGTGCGTCGGTGTGGTCGGCGACCCAGGCGTACGAGGCCGGGGCGGTGGGGTCGGTGTCGGGGTGGTCGGTGCGGGCGTGCGCCCCGCGGGACTCGGTGCGGGCCTCGGCGGCGAGCGCGACGAGTCGCGCCAGGTCGAGCAGCGCACGGTCCTCGTGCTCGCGCACGCCGCCGCCGGTCGGCGCCGTCAGCGCGTCGAGGTCGCGGCGTGCGCTGGCCAGCCCGACGGCGTCACGGAGCAGCCCGACGCGGTCCGTCATGACGGACTGGACCGCCTGCCGGACGGCGCCCACGTCGTCGAGGTGGGTCGCGCCTCCAGGCAGGGTCGGACTGGGCCCACGCCTGCCGGTTCCGGCGCGCTGCGGAGCCTGCGGAGCGGCGTGACGGCCGAGCAGGTGGGGAGAGGCGCGGATCGCGTCGGCCGCTCGGGGCACCCTGGTCACGTGGAGACCGGCGTCCCCGCGCAGGCGGAGCAGGCCGGGTCGCGGTGCAGCGACCGCGTCCGCTGCGCGGACCGCGAAGACGAGTCCCTCGAGCAGGGAGTTCGAGGCGAGCCGGTTGGCGCCGTGGACCCCGGTGCAGGCGGCTTCACCGACGGCGAGGAGTCCGGGCAGGCTGGTGCGGCCCTCGGCGTCGGTGGCGATGCCGCCCATCGAGTAGTGCGCGGCCGGTGCGACGGGGACGCCTTCGCGGGTCCAGTCGAAGCCGGCGGCGCGGGTGGCCCGGGTGAGTCCGGGGAACCGCGTGACCAGGAACCCGGCGTCGAGGCCGGTGGCGTCGAGGAGCACGGGTGCGCCGCCCTGGTCGCGCACCGCGGCGGCGATCCCCCGGGCGACGACGTCACGCGGAGCGAGCTCGGCGTCCGGGTGCACGTCGGTCATGAAGCGGTGCCCGGCGGCGTCGCGCAGGACAGCACCTTCACCCCGGACGGCTTCGGACACCAGGCCGCCACCGGGGACGGCCAGCCGCGTCGGGTGGAACTGGACGAACTCCAGGTCGGCGAGGACGGCGCCGGCGCGCCAGGCGGCGGCGACCCCGTCACCGGTCGCGACCAGGGGGTTCGTCGTCTCGCGGTACAGGTGCCCGGCTCCCCCGGAGGCGATGACGACGGCGTCCGCGTCGAGCCGGCGGGGTTCCCCGAGCAGGTCGAGGACGTCGACGCCGACGACCACGCCGCCGCGGACGACCAGGTCGGTCAGGCTCGTGCGCTCGAGGATCGTGACGTGTCGGCGGTGCAGTGCCGCGATGAGGGTGCGTTCGATGGCGGCTCCGGTCGCGTCACCGTCGGCGTGCACGACGCGCCACCGGCCGTGCGCGGCCTCACGACCGCGGGCGAGGTCGTCGCCGTACCGGTCGAGGGTCGCCGGGTCCGACGACCGGTCGAAGGGCACCCCGAGGGCGAGCAGGTCGCGGACGCGGGCCGGGCCGTCGGTGCACAGGACCTCGACGGCCCGGGCGTCGGCGCTGCCCGCCGCAGCGACGTGGGTGTCGGCCTGGTGCAGCGCCGCGGAGTCGTCGGCGCCGAGCGCCACCGCGATCCCGCCCTGGGCGTACGCGGTGGCGCTGTCGGCGAGCGCCCCCTTCGTCACCAGGGTGACGTCGTGCAGGGCACTGGCCCGGATCGCTGCGGTCAGGCCGGCGATGCCGGACCCGACGATGACGACGTGCACGGTGGTCTCCCTCGTTCGGTCGGGTCCGCGTCTCAGCCGCGGGGCTTGGCCGCGAGCATGCGCTCGAGCGCCACCTTGGCGTCGGCCTGCACGTCGGCGGGGACGACGATCTCGTTGAGGACCTCGCCGCGGACGAGTGCCTCGAGCACCCAGGCGAGGTAGCCCGGGTGGATCCGGTACATCGTCGAGCAGGGGCAGACGACCGGGTCGAGGCAGAAGATCGTGTGCTGCGGGTACTCGGCGGCGAGCCGGTTCACCATGTTGATCTCGGTGCCGATCGCGAAGGTGGTC
Encoded here:
- a CDS encoding DJ-1/PfpI family protein, which codes for MADDIRIAFLLFPHLTQLDLTGPAQVLSRVPGARVEYAAATLDPVPSDCGLSLVPTTTMSEARAADVLVVPGGDGAFDAMLDPDVVAFVRRQAEHATWITSVCTGAFVLGAAGLLAGRRATTHWASKPMLEAFGAQPVDARIARDGAVVTAAGVSAGIDMALWLAAELAGQSAAEAIQLQIEYDPQPPFDNGSAERADAVVVTRARAAAEESRGARVTRAAAAVLR
- a CDS encoding DNA-3-methyladenine glycosylase I, giving the protein MSTEPVDAPPVPDLVTGDDGLARPVWASSDELLREYYDTEWGMPVRDERGVFERLSLEAFQSGLSWRTILAKRPAFRTAFADFDADTVAAFGEDDVARLMADAGIVRNRAKILATITNANATIALRQDGGLADFVWSFRPTTTPEPRSAAEVPTKSDESLALSKALRKRGFAFVGPTTMYALMEALGIVDTHLMGSHRRGTSGVWS
- a CDS encoding VOC family protein; translated protein: MDTMVFINLPVTDLERSKAFYEALGYSINPAFSDDTAACVVVSESIYVMILTTAKFAEFTDKTIADADTIEVINSLSAPSKEDVHRIVDAAVAAGGAEDRPEMDLGFMYQRSFTDPDGHRWEYVWMDEQATQDGPPAE
- a CDS encoding sodium:solute symporter family protein, yielding MVLAAANEGIRLDLGWVDYLMIIVYFAVVIGIGFTARKQVRTSMDFFLSGRSMPAWITGLAFVSANLGATEILGMAANGAQIGMATLHYYLVGAVPAMVFLGLVMMPFYYGSKVRSVPEFMLRRFGKAPHLVNAIAFAVSNVLIAGINLYAMAIVIEAMLGWPEWLAIIVSAGFVLVYITLGGLSSAIYNEVMQFFVIIAGLIPLTIVGLHRVGGWDGLSKAITETQGVQHLQAWAGTGFGDVTNPIGANWLAIVLGLGFVLGFGYWTTNFTEVQRAFSAKNMSAARRTPLIAAIPKLFIPAIVVIPGLIAAAVVGNQFADGTLTYNDAIPKLIQMYLPTGVLGIAVTGLLASFMAGMAANVSSFNTVFTYDIWQRYIRPNMPDLHYLKTGRWVTVVGVVVGIATAFIAAQASNIMTYMQTLFSFFNAPLFAVFILGLLWKRMTTQGALWGYVLGIVTPTITWIAYLVNPDLFATATAETLYGAIISFVTVLVVGFVVSMLTKPKDEKELGGLVYGVGKIDLHGDSVATDTAWYRSPALLGTVALVLCVVLYLPFL
- the aroQ gene encoding type II 3-dehydroquinate dehydratase — protein: MTDASRILVLNGPNLDILGRRDPEQYGTVTLAEIEAIVHTEAAVHGLEADFRQTNREGELVEWLHEALDDFAAVVINPAAYAHTSVALHDAVEALWVPVVEVHLSNTWKREPFRHVDHVATAATAVIAGAGADGYRLAVAHVASLLG
- a CDS encoding NAD(P)H-dependent oxidoreductase is translated as MSGELVVGVSGSPSDPSRTSTLVAATVARLAEEIDGARTETIEIGPLLADLGAASGRETMSDRTRQALETVEAADVLVVGSPAFRAAYSGAFKLFFDWVGQYDLVDTPVLLTATGGSDRHALLVEHQMRPLFGFFQSTTLPLGVFGNERDFTKREGGYDIASVDLELRIDQAVRRAVPLIRGGFATAGLTDVRRPAEF
- a CDS encoding MSMEG_6728 family protein; translation: MQTFLPYADFRASAEVLDDRRLGKQRVETLQVMRALTLPDYGWQHHPVTAMWRGYRPALMAYQEATCRVWAERGYADTCLEKTLLDLGRVPEDLAAYERGGVPIPPWNDDEALHVSHRSKLVQKAPEHYRELFPDVPDDLDYVWPGTSEPATHTV
- a CDS encoding cysteine desulfurase family protein translates to MFYLDRAATTPVRREVLEAMWPYLTGVFGNPSSTHGVGDEAARGLTAARAAVAGVLGCRPAEVVFTTGGTEGANTAIKGIALAAPRGRHVVTSAIEHEAVLESCAYLARFHDFDVTVLPVGPDGRVDPAVLRAALRPDTTLVSIAHADNEIGTVQDVPALAAVAHEVGARFHTDAVQSAPWLPIGLGALGVDALSLSGHKLGAPKGTGVLAVRSGVPLEPLLHGGGQERGRRSGTEDVAGAVAVAAALGLAAETVRSGEGTATTVRDAVLDGVLAAVPGAFVTGSREHRLPGHASFCFPGVNGETVLLELEQRDVVSSSGSACAAGSTEASHVLTALGIPEDVARTALRLTFDAALTADDVPVVVGAVADAVATVRALG
- the nadC gene encoding carboxylating nicotinate-nucleotide diphosphorylase; protein product: MTTDPGTIPPHALRRVIETALEEDAPWGDVTSETLIPAEATATATLGAREPGVLSGGAVFVAVMHAVDPSIQAVVHVADGTHFAAGDVLATVTGSARAVLRAERVALNLVQRMSGIATTTAAHVAAAAGTAARIVDTRKTTPGLRALERYAVRCGGGHNHRTSLSDTVLAKDNHLAVLLAGGIGIGDAIARARQRLGHTVHVEVEVDRIDQIEPVVAAGVDTIMLDNFTPDELVIGVGIVAGRALVEASGGVSLDTVAAIAATGVDVISVGALTHSARALDLGLDIDVAVPEHVAVPVRD
- a CDS encoding L-aspartate oxidase: MHVVIVGSGIAGLTAAIRASALHDVTLVTKGALADSATAYAQGGIAVALGADDSAALHQADTHVAAAGSADARAVEVLCTDGPARVRDLLALGVPFDRSSDPATLDRYGDDLARGREAAHGRWRVVHADGDATGAAIERTLIAALHRRHVTILERTSLTDLVVRGGVVVGVDVLDLLGEPRRLDADAVVIASGGAGHLYRETTNPLVATGDGVAAAWRAGAVLADLEFVQFHPTRLAVPGGGLVSEAVRGEGAVLRDAAGHRFMTDVHPDAELAPRDVVARGIAAAVRDQGGAPVLLDATGLDAGFLVTRFPGLTRATRAAGFDWTREGVPVAPAAHYSMGGIATDAEGRTSLPGLLAVGEAACTGVHGANRLASNSLLEGLVFAVRAADAVAAPRPGLLRLRGDAGLHVTRVPRAADAIRASPHLLGRHAAPQAPQRAGTGRRGPSPTLPGGATHLDDVGAVRQAVQSVMTDRVGLLRDAVGLASARRDLDALTAPTGGGVREHEDRALLDLARLVALAAEARTESRGAHARTDHPDTDPTAPASYAWVADHTDAHPDAHPDEHTDERADGSAAVPQEVPA